The Verrucomicrobiota bacterium genome includes the window CACCCAGGAGAGTCGCGCGCTGTTGGACAGCCTGTTTCGTAATCCCTACTTCACTTGGAAAACCTCCTTGCAACGTCCCGCCGATGCCGATGGCCTGCTGCTGCGCGGTTCGGTGCGCGCGGTGCTCATCATCCCCAAAGGTTATGCGCAAACGCTGGCGCGCGGTGAGACCGCCCAGCTTCAGGTGCTCGTGGACGGTGCGGACGCCACGTCCGCCTCCACCACCAGCGGCTACTTTGAAATCCTTTCCGACCGCGCCTCCCGGCAGGTGCGATTTGCCGCCCTGGCGCGCGCCGGTGTCACCCCCACCCTGCCCCTGGTCATTCCCGAACCACGCCTCTGGTTCAACCCTGAACTGGATAGCGCGCATTTCCTCGTCCCCGGTATCATCGCCATGCTGATGATGCTTTCGGCGGTCATTGCCACCTCGCTTTCCATCGTGCGCGAAAAGGAGCGCGAAACCATGGAACAAATCATGGTCTCCCCCATCCGCCCCTATGAACTGATCCTGGGCAAAACCCTCCCCTACGTCGTCATCTGCCTGATCACCATGATCATGATCCTGCTCATGGGCTATTACCTGTTCGGCATCCACATCGTGGGTTCGTATTGGCTCATGACGGCAACCACCCTGCTCTTCCTGTTCGCCGCCTTGGGATTGGGCATGTTGATCTCGGCCATCACCAACTCGCAACAAGTCGCCTTCCAACTCGCCACCCTCACCTCCTTGTTGCCCTCGTTCATTCTGTCCGGCCTCATTTTCCCGATCCAGAACATGCCCTGGCTTCTGCAAAAAATGACCTACCTGGTCATCCCGCGCCACTTTGTCACTGCCTTGCGCGGGATCATTTTGAAGGGGGCGGATTGGCAGGCCCTCTGGCCGTCCTTGCTCGCCCTGTTCCTGCTTGGCGTCGGCTTCAACTTCATTGCCGTGCGCAAAACCAAAAAGGCCCTGTATGGCTCGGTCTGATAATAACACCACCTGATTGCCATGCACCGAATCCGCTGTCTATTGATCAAGGAACTCGCCCAACTCCGGCGCGACCACCGGCTCTTTGGCATCCTGATCGTGGCACCCCTGATCCAATTGCTCCTGCTGGGCATGGCGGTGGATACCGACGTCAATAACATCACCCTCGCCGTGCGCGATCAGGATCATTCCTTTCACAGCCGCGAATTTGTGCGCGCCGTCGGCGCTTCAGGCTATTTCAACATCACCACTCTTTCAGGGCCTGAGCGTGAGGATGGCCAACTGCTCGTCGCGGGCAAAGCGGGCGTGATCCTTGTGATTCCACCCGATTTTGGCCGCAACCTCGCCCGCAAACAAACCGCCAGCGTCCAGGTGCTGGCTGACGGTGCCGACAGCAACTATGCCGTCCAAGGCTTGAACTACCTGCAAAAAGCGGCACGCCAATTTTCCGATGGCCAGGTGCGGCTCGCGTTCCTGGACGCCGCAACGCAACGCGGCCTGCCGCTGCCGGGCGTGGCCGTGCAAACCCGCGTCTGGTTCAACCCCGCCCTCAAATCGCGCTTCTACATGCTGCCAGCATTGCTCGGCCAATTGCTGATGATCACCACCATGATGGTCACCAGCATGGCCCTCGTGAAAGAGCGCGAGGAAGGCACCTTTGAACAACTCATCGTCACCCCGTTGCGGCCCCTCGAAATGATCCTGGGCAAACTGCTGCCGTTCGTCGTGGTTGGCATCGTGGAAATCACCCTGTTCCTGCCATTGCTGCGTTTGGTGTTTGGCTTGCCGTTCCATGGGCAATACCACGTCCTCTACGGCATGACCTTGCTCTTCCTGCTGACCACCCTCAGCCTGGGCCTGTTCATCTCCACCCTCGTCAAAACCTTGCAACAAGCAATGTTGGTCTCGACTTTCTTTGTCATGATGCCCTTCCTGCTGCTGGCCGGTTTTGCCTTTCCCATCGCCAACATGCCGCCCGCCATCCAAACCATCACTTATCTCATTCCGCTGCGTTACTACCTCGAAGCCCTGCGCGGCATCTTCCTGCGCGGCGCCGGTTGGCAGGAACTCTGGCCCCAAGCCCTGGCGCTCGCCGCGTGGGGCACCGCTCTGCTGGCGCTTGCCTCCCTCAAATTCCGAAAACGGTTGGATTAACTGACTTCAACAGGTTCGCGTGGCAATGTTCCATACCGAGCATTCTCAAAGTATCACTTTGATTTTGTGCGGTATAAACTTGCTGAAACCCACTCGCGAGTTTGCTTACTGGTTGGTATGCAGCGTGGAAATCTGCATATCCACATTCAGATCCACTGCCGTGCGATCCGCAGTCAGCGAAGGCGTCAAATTCAACCTGATACCGGGAGCCGCGTTGGTATCGCCCGGTTGCTGGCCGCCCCCAACGGATATCTCGGCTGCGCGCCCGTTGATGGTAGACACCGTCGGCGCGCTCAACACATCCACATCCTTCATGCTTTGCAGGGACTGGAGCAGCGTTTGCATTTGCTCCCCTGTCAGGGAATTAGGGGTAGCCTGCTGGTCAGCTCCGGTTTGGATGCCACCGAGTCCCACCTGTTGCCACACCGCATCGGTTGCCTCAACGACCACAGAACGCACAACAATTTGCGGTTCACCCTGCTCGCCCGCTTGCGATACCGGGGTAATCAAAGTTATGGTGCGTTTGCCCGCGCTGCTTTGCCAGCCCCCGGCGACCATAGTGTGGCCATTGGGAATTCGCACCAAGGTTTTCAGCGAGTGCGTTTGCAGCACAGGCGGCGTGGGGGCGGCTTCCGTGGTTGTAACCTGGGGCGTTTTCGGAAGTTGCTGCCCTCGCTTTTCCCGGTCCGCCTGGGTCTGCATCTGGGTGAATTGGCCCCGCAGACGAATCAGTTCGGATTCCTTTTTGCGCGCCTCCACCAACTGGCCCTGCGTGCGCTGCAATTCCGACTTCAAGTTTTCACGTTCCTGCCTGAGTGTTTCCACCTGCTGCGCAAGGGGTGATTGCTGCTGGCTCATCGCCTCCAGCTCGCGCTCAAAACGGCCGGACTGGAGGAATTGATAAAGCGCCGTCCCGGCGGATGCCGCAACGATCAGGGTGATAATGGTTTTTTGGGTAATAGTCATAGCGTAAAAAAAGACCGCACTTGACAGTGCGGCCTTCGGTATTGCGGACAAACGTGCCGCTAAATCATTATGCCTGCTGCTTGAGCGCGTTATCCATCGCAGCGTACAACTGGTTCATGGTCGCTTCGGTCTCGTCACCCATGTTGGAAACGCGGAAGGTGGTGCCCTTGATCTTGCCGTAACCACCGTCAATCAAGAACCCTTGATCCTTTACCGCCTTCTGGAATTTCGCCACATCCATGACGCGACCGCCGGGCTTGGCACCGTTGTTCACACAGGTGAGCGTAACGGATTCGTAGCCTTTTTCTGGGAACAGCGTGAAACCGTTGCGTGCCGCCCAGTCGCGGGTCAGGTTGGCCAACTTCAGATGGCGGGCATAACGGTTTTCCAACCCTTCGGCAAAAAAATCCTCGAGCTTGGAATTCAGGGCATACACATGGCCGATGCTCGGAGTGCTCGGTGTCATGCTCTGCTCGGCGTTTTTCTGAAACTCAACGAAGTCGAAATAATAGCCGCGATCCTTCATGGTAGCAGCCTTGGCCAGTGCCGCCGGAGAACACGCAAACACCGCCAACCCAGGCGGCATGGCAAACGCCTTTTGCGTGCCGGCCAACAATACGTCAATGCCCAGAGCGTCAAACTCCAGCTTGATGCCTGTCAGGGAACTGACGGCGTCCACGATGAACATCACGTCCGGGTATTTTTTCTTAAGCGCGGCGATTTCATACACCGGACTCATGACACCCGTAGAGGTTTCGTTATGGATAAGCGTGAGGGCGTCGAACTGACCAGTAGCCAGCTTCTTATCCACGTCTTCGGCACGGATGGGCGAACCCCATGGGACCTGGAGGGCTTCGGCTTCCTTGCCGCAGCGCTTGGACACGTCGAGCCATTTATCGGAGAACGCACCGCACATGCAATTCAGCACCTTCTTGGCCACCAGATTGCGAATAGAACCTTCCATCACGCCCCAGGCGGAAGACGTGCTGAGATACACCAGTTGTTTGGTGTACAGAAGCGTTTGCAACTTCGGCATCATGCCGGCGTACAGGTCTTTGAAGCCCTGGCCGCGATGCCCGATCATTGGACTGCAAAATGCCTTGAAGGTCTTTTCGCTTACCTCAACCGGGCCCGGAATATGTAATTTTACGTGTGCCATAATCAAAAGTTATTATGTCGGCGTAATTTTTCACAAGCCCGTCGCAATGGCAAGCCGTTTTCCCGCGTAAAATGAAATATTATGAAAGCTCACGACGGAATGCCAGCCGTTCTCCCTTTCTCCTTGCGCGAGCGAACCTGGACAGGTAATCCCTACGTTGTGAACCGATTTAATTTTATTCAATCGCTACCAGATCTTATAAATGGCGCGGCCAGCCTGTGCCCGGGAAAAATCCATAGTGCAATACCACGGCCAGGTGAATTGCTCACGCTGATCATGATACTGTGGACAGGCAGCTTGGACGCGCAAACCCCGGCCAACCTCATTCCCAATGGCACCCTGGAGGCCGATGCCAAGAGCAAGAACTGGCCGGACCACTGGGGTAAACCCGAGGGAGCCACTTGGGAAAATGAAAATGGGAATCATTTTTTGCGATTGCGGGTGGTGGAACCGGGGAAATCGTACCTATTGCATCAAGCCATCCCCATTAAACCGGAATACCAGGCCATGGAATTCAGTTTCCGCACCCGGTATGTAAACGTGAAACGGGGCGTGCAAGCCTGGTTCGATGCCCGCATTATGATGGATTTCAAAGACGCCGCCAATAAAGTCGTTAAATCAAACGTCAAAGTGCCCTATTTCACCGGCACCTCCAAGGATTGGGTGGAACGCAAAATCAAATTTCTCGTACCAGAACGTGCCGCCAAATTGGAGATCATGCCCACGCTGTTTCAGGCTGCTGCCGGCACCTTTGATCTGGATGATTTTAAACTGGTAGTGCTCACCGACCCCGATGCCACCGCCCAGATTGCCGCTGCCGTCAAGGATAGCGAGGTGCCGCCGGTCACCGTGCGCGGAAACAAAGCTACCCCGAAAGAGTTGGTAGTATCAGGCAACAGGCTGAAGACCACCGATGGCCAGGAAGTGTGGCTGCAAGGGGTGAATGTCCCCAGCCTCGAATGGTCGAATACCGGCGAGCGGGTATTGAATTCCATCGTCGAGGCCATCGAAAACTGGAAAGCGAATGTGATCCGCCTGCCGGTCAAGGATGATCGCTGGTTTGGCTTGGCCGGACAGACAGACAATGGCAAGGCATACCGTGAGTTGGTGGATCAAGCCATTGAGGCTGCAAGCACGCGCGGTGCGTATGTGGTGCTGGATTTACACCAATACCGTGCCCCCACGGAAGGTACCCTCAAATTCTGGCGGGACGCTGCGGCGCGTTATAAGAACAATCCCGCCGTGATCTTCGACCTATTGAACGAACCGCACGGCATCACTTGGGAGGTATGGAAAAATGGGGGCACCGTTTCCGAAAAAGCCAAGGGTGGCGACGGTGTGCTGGCAGAAAACGCGCAAAAGACCATCACCTTCCAATCACCCGGCATGCAGAAAGTAGTGGAGGCCATCCGCGAGTCCGGGGCCCAGAACATCATTGCCGCCGGGGGCTTGGACTGGGCTTACGATTTATCCGGCATCTTGAAGGGGTACGCCCTCGAAGACCATGGCGGCCATGGCATCATGTATTCCACGCATGTGTATTCCTGGAAAGGTGACTGGAAAAACAAGTTTCTGGCGGTGGCGGAGAAATATCCCCTGCTCGTGGGCGAATGCGGATGTGAACCGGAACGTATGCCGTTTATCCCGCCAGAACGCCACGAAAATCCCGACTCATGGTATCCCGACCTGATCGGTTGCATCCAACAGCACAAGCTGAACTGGACGGCATGGTGTTTCCACCCGAGTGCCAAACCGCGCCTGATCCTTGATTGGAAGTACGCTCCCACCCCATTCTGGGGGCAACCGGTGAAAGACGCATTGGCGGGTAAGGCGTTTGAGATGAAGAAGACCAGGTGACGTCCGGAAAACCGTTAATGTTTATGGCCGGGAGTCTCATGGTCATGCCCAGACTGTTCCTGGCCAGCTTGCCCCGATTTTTGCAGGTGCTCGTGGCCGGTCGTCTCAAAGTTGCCAATCGCCATGGATATACCCACCCCCAACAGCATCGCCACGGAAAGTTTAACCCGGTCATGGCTGTGAAACTGCAATTCCGGCAGCAGATCGCTGGCAGCGATACAAAGGAATGTACCAGCGGAAAACGCCAGTGCCGCCCCCATAAACGCCGACGACTCGCCACTCAGCATGCTGGCACCGAGATAAAACCCAGCCACTCCCACCGGAATTAAAAGCGCCAATCCCGCGTTCACCAAATGCCGGGATATTTTGGATTCTTGGTGAAGGGTCATCAGAGTGCTAACTGCCAGCGCATCAAACGGTTTGTGCAAAAACACCACCAGAAACGTTCCCAACCCCAGAAACACTCCATGCGCCCCGGCAGCGGCTTCAGCCTGAACGGCGGCGGCCAGCGCAAACCCGTCAATCATCGTGTGCAAAGATAGCCCGAATGCCGCCCCCACCCAGGAAAGGTGCCGAGCCGATTTATCCGCCAGGGTGTGGTCATGAGGATGATGCACGGGAGAGGAAGTCGGCGATGCTGGTTCGTTATGGTTATGTCCACAGGCACAAGAGTTTCCGCATGATTCCGGATCCTCATCCGGCACGTCATGATGATGAAAATGAAAGAAACGCTGGATGAAGAACATGATCAGGAACCCAATCGTCATCCAAATCGCGACCCGGTCAATGGATTTAAGGTGAAACCAGGCATGAGGCAACATGTGCAACAGACCGACCCCCAGCATCAAACCGGCCACCAAGCTGGTGGACACTTGGAGCCGGGTATGGGTGGGGCGAAACAGCATGGGCAGCCATCCCCCAGCCAGGGAGGCCAACAACGCCAATCCGCAATAGAGGCCAAGCAATGGCCCTACTTCAATGCTCGTTTCAGGCATAATCAATGGCCGCCAGCAAAACAAACTGCCGGGGGTTTGTCGAGCAACCATTCAAAAAAGGTGCCACGCCCTCACTGCGTAGTCGGCGAGGCAAGGTGACTCGGACCCTGAAACAGGGAAGCATGATGCCAATGAACTAGTTACCGCTCGTTGGCAGACGTACTTTGCGAGTGCTGGTCTGGTCCGTCTCCCGGCGGATACGACTGCAAAAGGTGGGGTGAAACCCTGGCTCGCCATCCCTTGATTTAACCGGCGGGATAAAATTTTTCAAAAACTCACTTGTGAAGTGGAAAACTTGTGTTAATTAAGTTGCGTGAATTGAGTGAATTAGTAAACATCAAAGAAAAACGCATGAGCAATACGGCAACCTTGACGATTGGGGATAAGAGTTACCAACTTCCCATTGTAGTTGGCACTGAAAACGAACCGGCTGTTGATGTCAGCGCCTTGCGCGCACAAAGCGGCTATATCACGCTGGACGATGGCTACGGCAACACCGGCTCCTGTAAAAGCCAGATCACCTTCATTGACGGTGAAAAGGGCATCTTACAGTACCGGGGCATCCCCATCGAAGAACTGGCCATGAATTCAACCTTCGTTGAAACCGCCTACTTGATCATCTTCGGCCACCTGCCCACCGAGGCTGAATTGCGTAAGTTCTCCGCCTTGCTGACGCAGAACGAAATGCTGCACGAGGACATGAAGTTCCACTTCGAGGGATTCCCGGCCAACGCCCACCCCATGGCCATCCTCTCCTCGATGATCAACGCCGGGAGTTGCTTCTACCCGGAACTGATGAAGAGCTATGATCCCAAGACCTTTCAATTGACGGCTGCGCGGCTCATCTCGCAGGTTCGCACCATTGCGGCGTTTTCGTATCGCAAGTCCCTCGGGCTACCGATCATTTACCCGAAGCCATCCTATCGTTACACGGCGA containing:
- a CDS encoding ABC transporter permease yields the protein MRRFLAIFKKEFRQIRRDPLSLGLLILVPALLLMLYGYALSFDIKHIPVGVLDQDRTQESRALLDSLFRNPYFTWKTSLQRPADADGLLLRGSVRAVLIIPKGYAQTLARGETAQLQVLVDGADATSASTTSGYFEILSDRASRQVRFAALARAGVTPTLPLVIPEPRLWFNPELDSAHFLVPGIIAMLMMLSAVIATSLSIVREKERETMEQIMVSPIRPYELILGKTLPYVVICLITMIMILLMGYYLFGIHIVGSYWLMTATTLLFLFAALGLGMLISAITNSQQVAFQLATLTSLLPSFILSGLIFPIQNMPWLLQKMTYLVIPRHFVTALRGIILKGADWQALWPSLLALFLLGVGFNFIAVRKTKKALYGSV
- a CDS encoding ABC transporter permease, with amino-acid sequence MHRIRCLLIKELAQLRRDHRLFGILIVAPLIQLLLLGMAVDTDVNNITLAVRDQDHSFHSREFVRAVGASGYFNITTLSGPEREDGQLLVAGKAGVILVIPPDFGRNLARKQTASVQVLADGADSNYAVQGLNYLQKAARQFSDGQVRLAFLDAATQRGLPLPGVAVQTRVWFNPALKSRFYMLPALLGQLLMITTMMVTSMALVKEREEGTFEQLIVTPLRPLEMILGKLLPFVVVGIVEITLFLPLLRLVFGLPFHGQYHVLYGMTLLFLLTTLSLGLFISTLVKTLQQAMLVSTFFVMMPFLLLAGFAFPIANMPPAIQTITYLIPLRYYLEALRGIFLRGAGWQELWPQALALAAWGTALLALASLKFRKRLD
- a CDS encoding alanine--glyoxylate aminotransferase family protein, whose product is MAHVKLHIPGPVEVSEKTFKAFCSPMIGHRGQGFKDLYAGMMPKLQTLLYTKQLVYLSTSSAWGVMEGSIRNLVAKKVLNCMCGAFSDKWLDVSKRCGKEAEALQVPWGSPIRAEDVDKKLATGQFDALTLIHNETSTGVMSPVYEIAALKKKYPDVMFIVDAVSSLTGIKLEFDALGIDVLLAGTQKAFAMPPGLAVFACSPAALAKAATMKDRGYYFDFVEFQKNAEQSMTPSTPSIGHVYALNSKLEDFFAEGLENRYARHLKLANLTRDWAARNGFTLFPEKGYESVTLTCVNNGAKPGGRVMDVAKFQKAVKDQGFLIDGGYGKIKGTTFRVSNMGDETEATMNQLYAAMDNALKQQA
- a CDS encoding glycoside hydrolase family 5 protein, producing MILWTGSLDAQTPANLIPNGTLEADAKSKNWPDHWGKPEGATWENENGNHFLRLRVVEPGKSYLLHQAIPIKPEYQAMEFSFRTRYVNVKRGVQAWFDARIMMDFKDAANKVVKSNVKVPYFTGTSKDWVERKIKFLVPERAAKLEIMPTLFQAAAGTFDLDDFKLVVLTDPDATAQIAAAVKDSEVPPVTVRGNKATPKELVVSGNRLKTTDGQEVWLQGVNVPSLEWSNTGERVLNSIVEAIENWKANVIRLPVKDDRWFGLAGQTDNGKAYRELVDQAIEAASTRGAYVVLDLHQYRAPTEGTLKFWRDAAARYKNNPAVIFDLLNEPHGITWEVWKNGGTVSEKAKGGDGVLAENAQKTITFQSPGMQKVVEAIRESGAQNIIAAGGLDWAYDLSGILKGYALEDHGGHGIMYSTHVYSWKGDWKNKFLAVAEKYPLLVGECGCEPERMPFIPPERHENPDSWYPDLIGCIQQHKLNWTAWCFHPSAKPRLILDWKYAPTPFWGQPVKDALAGKAFEMKKTR
- a CDS encoding ZIP family metal transporter, encoding MPETSIEVGPLLGLYCGLALLASLAGGWLPMLFRPTHTRLQVSTSLVAGLMLGVGLLHMLPHAWFHLKSIDRVAIWMTIGFLIMFFIQRFFHFHHHDVPDEDPESCGNSCACGHNHNEPASPTSSPVHHPHDHTLADKSARHLSWVGAAFGLSLHTMIDGFALAAAVQAEAAAGAHGVFLGLGTFLVVFLHKPFDALAVSTLMTLHQESKISRHLVNAGLALLIPVGVAGFYLGASMLSGESSAFMGAALAFSAGTFLCIAASDLLPELQFHSHDRVKLSVAMLLGVGISMAIGNFETTGHEHLQKSGQAGQEQSGHDHETPGHKH